The window AATCATAAACAAACTAAACAGCAAGCAATCAGATACTTAAATACAAAAAAAACAGCCCCGGTATTGAGACGGCTTCTTTCTCTATATTGACCTATTGATTCTAGTTACCATGAGATCACTTTGGGCATTGGCTTTCCTTTTTGCTACTTTAACGCTACCGGCACAAGTCACCCGGGACTTTGAGTCAGGTTCTGTTGGGCAAGTACGCGGAAATTGCTGGCAAATGAATGGGTTTCTGGTCAATGGCGGGGCCAATGGGATTTCTGGACAGTTCAGTGCTCGAAGCGACAATTTGCAGAATTCGAATCACACCCCGACCGTGGTTTCGCCCTGGGTTGCTGTGGTGCCAAATACGCAAGCGTCGTTCAAATTCAGTAAGACCAGTAATACCACCAACAGCGTGCGCATTCAAGTGATCGCCATTGCCGAGAATCAACAAGAGCAGATCGTTTGGGGACCGCAACCCGTGAATCCAGGTACGCATAATTCAACCTTCAACATCACCTTGAACGGAAACTACCAATTCAAATACGAGTTTCTAAGTGGAGGAGGAGGTAATTCGAGAGGACTGCTCGACGATATTTTTATTCCGGGCACCTTCGCGGCCGATATTACCGGAAATCCTGGAGATGGCAATTGCCCACTTTCAGAAAAATGCACGGATACCGATGGAGATGGCGTGTGTGACGATGACGATGATTACCCGACCGATCCCGAATTGGCCTACAACAACTGTTACCCGGGTCCTGAGGATGTCGGGAGTATAGCCGTGGAAGATCTTTGGCCTTCGTACGGTGATTTTGACTTCAATGACCTAGTGGTCTTATATCGGCTCAATACCATCACCAATGCGAATCACGATGCGGCTAAACTCCTATGGGGTTTTTATGTGCAGGCCGTGGGCGGATCAAAGAAGTACGCATTTGCGATGCAGCTCGATGAAATTACGCCCGAACAAATAGCATCGGTGCAGAATCAAATTCTTTCGGGGCAAACGCAAACGAGTTTAAACGGCACGGAAGAAGGACAGTCCAAAGCAGTCATCGTTGTTTTCGAAGAAGTGAATAACGTAATCAACCGGCCCCCGGGATCTTTTTACAATACCATTCCCGGGAATCCGACCGGAGTCTCGGATACGGTAATGATAACAGTCGATTTTGTTACACCCGTAGCGCCGGACTACCTCATCGGGTCACCGCCGTACAACCCATTCGTTTTCGCGGACCTCGATAGGGGCAAGGAGATCCACTTGGTGGGGCGAGTCCCGACTGATCTGGCCGACCCCTCGTACTTTGGCACGGGGAACGACGATACGGATCTGGCCGCAGGCCGATATTATCGTTCAAAGGATAATTACTGCTGGATGGTCGATATTCCCGAAT is drawn from Flavobacteriales bacterium and contains these coding sequences:
- a CDS encoding LruC domain-containing protein — its product is MNGFLVNGGANGISGQFSARSDNLQNSNHTPTVVSPWVAVVPNTQASFKFSKTSNTTNSVRIQVIAIAENQQEQIVWGPQPVNPGTHNSTFNITLNGNYQFKYEFLSGGGGNSRGLLDDIFIPGTFAADITGNPGDGNCPLSEKCTDTDGDGVCDDDDDYPTDPELAYNNCYPGPEDVGSIAVEDLWPSYGDFDFNDLVVLYRLNTITNANHDAAKLLWGFYVQAVGGSKKYAFAMQLDEITPEQIASVQNQILSGQTQTSLNGTEEGQSKAVIVVFEEVNNVINRPPGSFYNTIPGNPTGVSDTVMITVDFVTPVAPDYLIGSPPYNPFVFADLDRGKEIHLVGRVPTDLADPSYFGTGNDDTDLAAGRYYRSKDNYCWMVDIPEYFQYPVEQAGIVTAHLKFPTWCQSNGQEYSDWYKAKAGYRDEANIYD